The following coding sequences lie in one Aricia agestis chromosome 10, ilAriAges1.1, whole genome shotgun sequence genomic window:
- the LOC121730935 gene encoding 39S ribosomal protein L20, mitochondrial — protein MVFLSVVNFIRARGPDEFWRKRRVFRLASHYIGRRRNCYSVAVRNVHRALVYATKGRELKKEDMRELWDTRITAACEQHNITRFTLKEGLDRSNIMLDRKSLSDLASWEPRTFECLAAIAKEKLRLDGFIDNVDKKHPTGAELNLKDVMLEAWLKEKK, from the coding sequence ATGGTGTTTCTATCTGTAGTGAATTTTATACGTGCTAGGGGTCCTGACGAATTTTGGAGGAAGAGAAGAGTTTTCAGATTGGCTTCTCATTACATTGGCCGCCGTAGAAATTGCTATTCAGTAGCAGTACGTAATGTTCATCGGGCACTAGTTTACGCAACAAAAGGTAGAGAGTTGAAAAAAGAAGATATGAGAGAATTATGGGACACTCGTATCACTGCTGCTTGTGAACAACACAATATTACAAGATTCACTCTGAAGGAGGGCTTAGACCGTTCCAACATAATGTTGGACAGAAAGTCACTATCAGATCTAGCCTCCTGGGAGCCGAGAACATTTGAATGTCTTGCTGCTATAGCCAAAGAAAAACTAAGACTTGATGGTTTCATAGACAATGTTGATAAAAAACACCCCACCGGAGCAGAATTAAACCTAAAAGATGTAATGCTTGAAGCTtggttaaaagaaaaaaaatag